A stretch of Lathyrus oleraceus cultivar Zhongwan6 chromosome 6, CAAS_Psat_ZW6_1.0, whole genome shotgun sequence DNA encodes these proteins:
- the LOC127093490 gene encoding probable WRKY transcription factor 14, whose protein sequence is MINGDWDLFSIMHSCNATSLTPSSAISETSPHIQTTFKTSPHTLTTTTTNKIISLQNHTPHFDDFTLSYENNPDLFSMLKSNDFLPLENVIPNSNPTPTNPIRIPTTISSNTNISAIITPVTTNTTFTTPTLTTTIPTTTSASPIFTTIVNINTSINGTNHYPTILDFPIFIGQQQIKPNNNNQTIFPEPSANIEITTAHFDLAYNHPSVLREIQRKCNQLPIQVPQTSFGVMPNTLSRHPNRKFWKRKNNNVKILECHLSAEKIKEDPWTWRKYGEKIIKGSSHPRSYYKCSSFNVCSAKKIVEKSKTKENTYVVTYKGHHNHKEPKRKHKFDIDTFRNNSSKEGLSTAKIVESSSNVRNMDSSNVVITHFDQTENINTQILSTQSKVLYPKNELTKNHLLVSQEVVSSSNVGNLSSSNVMMLQFDEPKSSDAQVFTRESTIPYSQIKSIESCDDDDHHILIPNMRAMSEDILLDFNHLNGGRFFS, encoded by the exons ATGATTAATGGTGATTGGGATCTCTTTTCCATTATGCATAGTTGCAACGCTACCTCCTTAACTCCTTCATCCGCCATATCTGAAACATCACCTCACATTCAAACAACTTTTAAAACTTCACCTCACACCCTAACCACCACCACCACGAATAAGATTATATCACTTCAAAATCACACACCACACTTTGATGATTTTACTTTGTCCTATGAAAATAACCCGGACCTTTTTTCTATGTTGAAATCAAATGATTTTCTACCTCTCGAAAATGTTATACCTAATTCCAATCCTACCCCCACAAATCCTATAAGGATCCCCACCACCATTTCTTCCAACACCAATATATCTGCCATCATTACCCCTGTCACTACTAACACCACTTTCACGACTCCCACCCTCACCACCACTATCCCCACCACGACATCAGCTTCTCCTATCTTTACTACCATAGTTAACATCAACACTAGTATTAATGGAACCAATCATTATCCTACCATTTTGGATTTTCCAATATTTATCGGGCAACAACAAATTAAACCAAACAACAACAATCAAACGATTTTCCCCGAACCTTCCGCCAACATTGAAATCACAACTGCACATTTTGATCTTGCATACAATCATCCATCGGTTCTTCGAGAAATCCAAAGAAAATGCAATCAACTACCAATTCAAGTACCCCAAACTAGTTTTGGGGTTATGCCAAATACACTTTCACGACATCCAAATCGAAAATTTTGGAAAAG GAAGAATAATAATGTGAAGATATTGGAGTGTCATTTGAGTGCCGAAAAAATCAAAGAAGATCCGTGGACATGGAGAAAATATGGAGAAAAAATCATCAAAGGGTCTTCACATCCAAG AAGTTATTACAAATGTAGCAGTTTCAATGTTTGTTCGGCAAAAAAAATTGTAGAAAAAAGCAAAACCAAAGAGAACACTTATGTTGTGACGTATAAAGGACATCACAATCATAAAGAGCCAAAACGTAAACATAAATTTGACATTGATACCTTTCGAAACAACTCATCAAAGGAAGGATTATCCACTGCTAAAATTGTTGAATCATCCTCAAATGTAAGAAACATGGATTCGTCTAATGTCGTAATAACACACTTTGATCAGACTGAGAACATCAATACTCAAATTCTCTCAACTCAATCAAAAGTCCTATATCCAAAAAATGAACTTACAAAAAATCACTTGCTTGTTTCCCAAGAAGTTGTATCATCTTCTAATGTTGGAAACTTGAGTTCATCTAATGTGATGATGTTGCAGTTTGATGAGCCAAAGAGTAGTGATGCTCAAGTTTTCACTCGTGAATCAACAATTCCTTATTCACAAATAAAATCGATTGAAAGTTGTGATGATGATGACCATCATATTTTGATACCAAACATGAGAGCAATGTCAGAGGATATTTTACTAGACTTCAACCACCTCAACGGTGGTAGGTTTTTCTCTTAG